One Alphaproteobacteria bacterium HT1-32 genomic region harbors:
- a CDS encoding methyltransferase domain-containing protein, with translation MAITVIEYSVLINLRKSSLLPENPSILEIGQQNWYGDVPMEILGAHITEAFGDDQAGIEKVAAELMDIGRRDGEFKSFELVQFFYNFVFNNRSYTAVDMHGGPEAIRANLNEPLNLDQQYDVVTNIGTAEHVFNVYQVFKTIHDATAPDGLMIHSAPMLGWPDHGFFTFQPTLFFDLAEANDYQVCVLAVGQHGPFKIFDIGTREQFVTLAASGRIPKMAEIACVLKKGATEKPFQAPMQGIYFGDMPKESLEHWRGQHDHGSPV, from the coding sequence ATGGCGATCACAGTCATTGAATACAGCGTCCTCATCAATTTGCGGAAAAGTTCACTGCTGCCGGAAAATCCCAGCATTCTGGAGATCGGTCAGCAGAACTGGTACGGGGATGTCCCGATGGAAATCCTCGGCGCCCATATCACCGAGGCCTTTGGCGATGATCAGGCGGGAATTGAGAAAGTCGCAGCCGAGCTGATGGATATCGGCCGGCGGGACGGCGAGTTCAAATCCTTCGAACTGGTCCAGTTCTTCTATAATTTTGTGTTCAACAACCGCAGTTATACGGCCGTTGACATGCATGGCGGACCGGAAGCCATTCGGGCAAACCTGAACGAGCCGCTGAATCTTGATCAGCAATATGATGTGGTCACCAATATCGGCACTGCAGAACATGTGTTTAACGTCTATCAGGTGTTCAAGACGATTCATGATGCGACGGCACCCGATGGGCTGATGATTCATTCCGCTCCGATGCTGGGCTGGCCGGACCATGGATTTTTTACTTTCCAGCCAACTTTGTTCTTCGATCTGGCTGAGGCCAATGACTATCAGGTCTGTGTTCTCGCGGTTGGTCAGCACGGCCCGTTCAAGATTTTCGATATCGGGACCCGTGAGCAGTTCGTCACACTTGCCGCCTCCGGTCGTATCCCGAAAATGGCAGAGATTGCCTGTGTTCTGAAAAAAGGCGCAACGGAAAAGCCGTTCCAGGCGCCGATGCAGGGAATTTACTTCGGCGACATGCCGAAGGAATCACTGGAACACTGGCGCGGTCAGCATGACCACGGATCACCGGTCTAG
- a CDS encoding tetratricopeptide repeat protein, with protein MIDPRLIQRKQLLFDASVQETGGRFAEAARTYQKLIELSEPDARLLHLRAVACRKAGLSSEAKQAINAAIQLAGRSPVLVGELAEQAAESADLKAALAYLDQALKDPAASIDMRVRLAELQLEAGDALRATHSAHQAIAGGAGISAQLVLARACRACGNWTAMLETARQILEIKPGHGYATGLAAEALLNLGESEKAADLMQQADETALALYADALKQNGNPARAAAAYAEVLQQSPDDTEVQFNQATALLASGDLTRGFQAYECRFDRHPETLSSPGLPRWEGGSLRGRHLLIRTEQGLGEEILHLRPLAIVTNEAASVTLEITDRLIPMVRRAHPGITVVPRTNPPHPATTASHLDCFCPAGDLLRYRSDIAETTWLAAAPDVIREISDRCPNADNTPAVGLCWSTERTPAATSKSIPTPLLRPLLRLTGINFVSLQFGESGLTEARALEQSTGRPLYQDDSVNALKDLDRAAAQIVGLDLLICISTTTAHLAGALGRPAWVLLNTQPLWHWFARGDRSPWYPGTRLYRQRDYGDWRLPLTQIRRDLEVWRDQRLDR; from the coding sequence TTGATTGACCCCCGGCTGATCCAGCGCAAACAGTTGCTGTTCGATGCGTCAGTACAGGAAACCGGCGGGCGCTTTGCCGAAGCGGCCCGGACCTATCAGAAACTCATCGAATTGTCAGAGCCCGATGCCCGCCTCCTGCATCTGCGTGCCGTCGCCTGCCGCAAGGCAGGGCTGTCCAGTGAAGCAAAGCAAGCCATAAACGCCGCCATTCAGCTGGCCGGCAGGTCCCCTGTGCTGGTCGGTGAACTGGCAGAACAGGCTGCAGAATCCGCAGACCTGAAGGCTGCACTGGCATATCTTGATCAGGCCCTCAAAGATCCGGCTGCCAGCATAGACATGCGCGTCCGGCTGGCAGAGCTGCAACTTGAAGCTGGTGATGCCCTGAGGGCCACGCACTCCGCCCATCAGGCCATCGCTGGCGGTGCCGGAATATCTGCGCAACTGGTCCTTGCCCGTGCCTGCAGAGCCTGCGGCAACTGGACAGCAATGCTGGAAACTGCCCGGCAGATACTGGAGATCAAACCGGGCCATGGCTACGCAACCGGGCTTGCCGCAGAGGCCCTGCTAAACCTCGGGGAGTCAGAGAAAGCTGCTGACCTGATGCAGCAGGCTGATGAGACGGCTCTGGCACTTTATGCAGACGCTCTTAAACAGAATGGAAACCCCGCACGTGCCGCCGCCGCTTATGCGGAAGTCCTGCAACAATCACCGGATGATACCGAGGTCCAATTCAATCAAGCCACTGCATTACTTGCCAGCGGCGACCTGACCCGGGGCTTTCAAGCTTATGAATGCCGTTTTGACCGCCATCCGGAGACGCTGAGCAGTCCCGGGCTGCCAAGATGGGAGGGCGGGTCGCTTAGAGGCCGTCACCTGCTGATCCGCACTGAACAGGGACTGGGCGAGGAAATTCTGCATCTGCGGCCACTGGCGATAGTCACAAACGAGGCCGCTTCCGTAACGCTGGAGATAACAGACCGGCTCATACCAATGGTGCGTCGCGCGCATCCCGGTATAACCGTAGTCCCCCGGACGAACCCGCCACATCCCGCAACAACGGCAAGCCATCTCGACTGTTTCTGCCCGGCCGGTGACCTGCTGCGCTACCGCTCTGACATTGCCGAAACCACATGGCTGGCTGCCGCCCCGGACGTCATACGGGAAATTTCCGACCGCTGTCCCAATGCAGATAACACCCCCGCCGTCGGGCTTTGCTGGAGCACGGAACGCACGCCCGCCGCAACGTCAAAGTCCATTCCGACGCCTCTGCTGCGCCCCCTGTTGCGCCTGACCGGTATAAATTTCGTCAGCCTGCAATTCGGCGAATCCGGCCTGACGGAAGCACGGGCACTGGAACAGTCCACCGGCAGGCCGCTATATCAGGATGACAGTGTCAATGCGCTGAAAGATCTGGACCGGGCCGCAGCGCAGATAGTCGGACTCGATCTGCTTATCTGCATCTCAACCACCACGGCTCACCTGGCTGGCGCCCTCGGCAGGCCTGCATGGGTTCTGCTGAATACGCAGCCGCTCTGGCACTGGTTCGCGCGGGGAGACAGATCACCCTGGTATCCGGGCACCCGGCTTTACAGACAACGGGACTATGGTGACTGGCGCCTGCCGCTCACGCAGATCAGACGTGATCTGGAAGTCTGGCGGGATCAGCGGCTAGACCGGTGA